The genomic DNA CACAAGTCCTCCCCCAGAAGAGGTGATTCGTTGTGGTATgctgggaagaggaaagggTCCCTGCAAAATGGCCTCAAGTACCTCACTGAGGAATGCAATATGAGTGCTGAAAATAAGCTTTACTGCTTGGTGCATTAACGCGTGCCATGAAAAGCCTGTGTGCTACATTGGGACCATCAGCTGTAGGCAGgcggaggagagggagaggcagGGGACCCGCCAACTGGAGAGGGTAGGAGGTGTTATCATATTCAGGATGCATACTTtctcaaactttttttgtttgtctgatgGCCTTGGGCTTTTTCTACTATAGCTTTCAAATCTCTGGCAAACAGCTCACTGCAGCTCCACATTTCAATCCTTTGGGggttaaataaaatgaaggtaGCTGTGAACTCTGTTCTCCTTCAAACTAATGGACtggcttttcccttcctttttctgcctctctccccCACCCTCAATCCCACCCCTCCCAAATAGCCCCCTTTGTCCACTTTTATGAATtgaaacatgcacacacacttgCACACGCAGGGAATCCTGCCCATTAATTAAAGGACTTGTCAGCCCCAATCCTGGATTCTTACAGTGCAGGAAATGTCTCCCCTTTTAAGTGCAAAACCATAACATTACCATTTCCCCAAGTGCTCTCTGTTTTAGGCTGCTTTCCTAATTAGAGGGATGATAACAGCCCTGCTGATTGGCATTATAAAAGCACTAGTTTGGCTTCATCTGTCCCAGGTGtgctgtgtaatttttttcttctcaccgtTTCAGAGCAGTACCTCTCTCCTTCATTGTTCCTTAAAGTTTTCATCTGAGGAATTAATACAGATAAAAAGACATTAGAAAAGAACCTCCACTGCCAAAGCTCATCAGTGGAACCTTTTATCAAAAGTACAAACTATACAAGttagttttttttttacccttttgtTTCtgagggttaaaaaaaaaaaaaaaaaagagagagagcgagagaaagaaaagaggaaaggcgagaaagggagagaagggggaaaaaaaaatccagagctCTGTCAATGGACTGAATGCACCATTAAAACTGGCGTCACTACAAAGGTTAGAGCAGATCTAACTGTCAATACAGTGAGTGGAGTGGAGTCCGGTAAGGGGGGCAGCTTTGGTGAGAAAGAGATACTTTGATATTTTGGAATGTTAGAAGGGTGAATGTGAAAAATTGGAGGTTGGGGATCTAATTACCCAACCATAATTGGGGGCTAGGGAATAAGTTGCAGTCCTCTCAACTCACCGCAGATCAATTATGTTAAGAGAACATCTGTAAGTAGAACTTAATGAGGTCCATTAGAGCAACATGTACAGCCTCCTCTAACAGTACTTGTCAGCTTCTTGGATGAGCTGAAGGAAGCTGCTAACTAGGGACCTGGTGAGGTGTTTAAATACTGGAGGAGCAGAACTGGCCCactcaggttttcttttcagctggggaagaaagtgaggaggaagaagagacgagggggaaggaaaaaaaggggaaagcaAAGCCAGGGGCTTCTTTCATCTGTGCTGGTGCAATTAAACCAGGGGGAGAAGTGGGGAGTCGTGCaagctccatttttttttttttttctatttaactgagtttttgttgttatttttaattggaCTTTACAGAAACCAAACTGTTGGGTTTATTTGCATCCTGTATATTTTTTGTTGCATAAAAAAGACCACATCTTACCTGCATCTTTGGACTATATAGAAATATCTGACTATTGAACAGGGGAGAAAAACCTCAAACTGTGAAGtatcctttttttgttttccccaaaaaagaCTGAGCTGAAAacttcagggaaaaagaaaaaaccttttgagtcttattttttcctgtggaggttttcttttcctaaaaggtaagttattcaatttttttcccccactcctCTGTAAAGATACGGGAGTGAGATTATTGcagaaaaccttttaaaaaattaagtaaattttATCAAATGGCAAGTATTATGAGTTGCTGAAACACAGGCTCAAGCAAAGGGTAATCGGACCAAAAACCCCTAGGTCTTTACAGCAATCCTTCAGCAAAGATTTTTCTAGAGATCTGTAATTAAATTGGATAGTTTACactggaaatgaagaaattgCTTGGCTGGCTGGAACCAACCTTTAGCTTGGCTGAGTAAACAAAAGcacaatttcttttctttttcactttttgtgtgcgtgtgtatgGGGAGGGGGTGGGCAGTGGAAAACAAGGGACTTGGTGAGGGTTAATGGTGTTTTTCGCAAAAGTGTCAGGAGAAGATGATTAAATTCCACCTCTTGTTCACCAGATCACTTTTGTGTGCACTTGTATATTTCATTGTCGGCAACCGCTGATGATCACATCTGTGCAGTACATTAAGTGGCAAGCCTCTTCATCTGCACGATTttttctgatgattttttttctgtgaataattcaTATGATTATGAAGAGAAAAACTGCTATTTTctatctctctttctctcttctgtagcacagattaaaaaaaaatcttgctgtaAATTGCATGATTGGGGAGATAGCctgctttcaaataatttaattcatgACAAAACCTAATTACTGTCAGGTAATACCCTGTCAGCTTTAATGCATTTCATCAGTCATAATGAAAAGAAGAGCATTTTATGACCCATCTAATTATCATTACATTTTAGGGGGAAATGAATGGCATGGAGCTGAATGTTAACTATTCCATTTTATTCCTTTACACATGTGGTTTGGCATATTATTcagtaagttttttttttttttttaaagaatcctTGATTGGTGGGGGATTATAAAGAGGGGTGGAAGATGCAATTAGATCTGCGTGTttgttcctttctctttcccgcacacgcacatgcacacacacatacacacaaagtGACAAAGTGGTTAATGTCTTTGCAGGTTGGTGTTGACATCGGGTATCTTATTGCCACAGTCCAAATAGAGTACTAATTACTGCGAATGATGTCACCGTAGGCAGAGGAATAATCCCATCATTTAATTAGTTGAATGATTTAAACAAAGATTTGCATAGATGCACTAATCAGTTGCCATGAAttacagagcagcagttgccaGCGAGGGGTAACAGATCATACagttggagggaaaaaaaatctcatctccTTGAAcataattaatttaattgtcCTCATTAGCTGTAccatttgttttgattttatttctccctttccccacaCATAACTTCTCCCTCccacttttcttctccttctgagTACATTGGTGGAGggaggcacacacacacacactgctgtattttcagagtGGTTGTGGCAGAGGTAGTCTATAAACAGAGGGAAGTGAGGCTCTCCTGAGCGTATGGGTGCGTGcaggagagaagcagctttctgtcaagttttgcttttctctatGTGCAGATCAAACCAGCAGAAAGGGGCTCTGTCAGTCTACTGTCTCTGTGCCTTTCGGGTTCTTGCTCAGGTTGGTTGTGGCTGAGTTTTGTTACTACTTAGAGGGGAGAGGGGGCAAGACATTCAGGAATTGTTCATTGCACAGTATGCTTGCTCCAGGAACCTTTATACGTAGCTatctatcaaaaaaaaaaaaaggagagagacgCTTACTTTaaggggggggcggggggggcctGTCCTAAACATAGGCATTTCTGAggttgctttgatttttttattagaacTGCTGGATTATATGAGGGAGGGGTGTAGATGGCAGAGCACTTCAAtgcttttaaatctttcttgGGTCTTGAAAGACTTCTATAATATGAGTGTCATTCAAATTTAGGGTATATTGTAAGCTGACATCTTTCAAAGCTTTGTGGAAATCTAGTGTGGTGCTTCTAATAGCAGACAACAGATATTCACTTTGAAGTCTGAAAACTGTATTCACAAATTCTTAATCTGGGCTTTCTCCAACTGCAGATGGCTCTTAGAGGAAgatgctttggatttttttaactttatttacAGTAGGCTAGGCTCAACATCTTTATTATAAAACACGAAGAAACAATCATCTGTGAGTGTGACTGAATATCAAAGCGTGCTGTatctcttctgtgtttgcatGTCTGTCTATCTCTTCTTGGTCAAGGGTGTTCAACCTCTATAACACATCCGtgtctattattttttttttcccccctccaccACGAGGTCGAGGATAAGGATCTGTCTTCAGCTCCTGGGACGAGGATCCCGTAGGGGGGGGAAACGGCTTGTCTTCCTTCAGCATTCGGCTTAAACAGTGCAGTGAGGGTGGTGGCATGTAGCAAGCGGTGCCCGGcgtgcggcggggccggggccgagGGACGCGCAGCCGGCGGCCGCGCACCGCGCCGAGGAGCGGGAAACTTTCATGCCGGAGTTTCCACTCCTTACTGAGCAGCTCAGATTTAGCACGGAGAGAGAGGCAGCGTTTTCACCTTCAGGGATTTTTCTCATTACTCATTAATAGAGAGATATgtatcttgcctttttttttttttggtaacttaTTGTTTTGTTTAAGCGAAGTATTTTGGGAGGAGTGatgggcgggggggacacacacgcTCCCCTGTTTCCCCAGGTCTGCTGCTGGAGCACTCTCTGGGAAGGTGATTCTGAGCCGCTTCAGTAGAGGTCACttgtgtgtgcgtgcgtgtgtCCCTGGTGTTTGTGTCTAGCATATGCATGTGGTTTTGCTGACTGCACTTGCAGGCTTGTAAATTTTCACCATGGGAAATTACCAACAAAGCCCAATCTGTCTCCTGGCTGCTTTGCACTTTCCGAGGGCGGCTGTACTTGAGCGAGCTGCAGAAcgagaaagagggagagagagaaagggggagttgggaggggggagggggaagaggaagggtGGGTGGAGGGGGAGAGAGGTAAATAGCCTTAAATCGGAAGGGAGCTGCTTCTCTGTGGTCTTCCACAAGAACTGCATGAGCTCTGCTGGCTCAGTAATAACTGAGTgaccttttcttttgctgtattATGTCTGGCTGGTAAGGGATTGCATTTTGCAGCTGATAAAGCCCTGACTTCATTCAACTCGGCTCCTCACACGCTGCTTTAGGTAAGTTGTCTTCAGCCAGGACGGAGACAGACAGCCTTGGACTGCAAGATACTAAAAGGAGGACACCTGTAGCTCGGATGCGGTCAACACAATTACTTGGCGGATCCTTGAGGACctcattattttaaacttaaagAATAGCGATCTCCCTCCCCATCTCTCCCACcccctctttatttttttccccaaacaatGCTTCTTTTTGACCTTTCCCAAGGAGAAGAGCTACAAAGCAGCCACTGTGCTTATTGAACTGCCTCCCCTGTATCGCTTAATTGAGAAGGTAAGTGAGGCAACTGTGTACATAAGCTTTGGGTCattcgtgtgtgtgtgtctgcatctctctctcttcctctctctctgagTCATAAGCTGGGGCTgcaatatacacacacacacatctctgCACTGCAACTTTCACtcaagctgcagctctgctgagactgttttgtttaaatcatGTGAggcttcattatttttatgatgAGACATGAAATACATGCAAGCGGAGGATGCTGAGCGAAACCCATCTAACTGTATGTCTCGAGAAATAGCAGTGAAAGTTAACAAAGAATTGCAGCAgcagcccgcccccccccccccccgccccgttattattgttattattattcttgCTTCTTGCAGAGCTTCTCGAAACGTACTCCCAATTATCAAGGGAGTCGGTTAATTTCCCACTCCCCAGCTTTAATCCACAAGCCTCCCCGTACAGCAGCTTAATTTGTGAGTGGTTCGGTGCAGGGCTTTAACCCTTTGGGCAGAGCGGAGGCAGGAGCGCGGTGCAGCCGGGgtggggagccccgggggggcAGAGCGGGCCGGGGGAGGCAGGGACGCGCCGGGCGCAGACGGGCTGCCGGGGTCCGGGCTCACGCAGCCTCCCTTGGACCGGTGTGAGAGAAGGGCAGCCACGCTGGCGTTATGAAATAGTACTTCTGTCTAcgatttttaaatttttttccctccctcttccccccccccccccccccccgcccttcACACCGAGCACGAGACGGTATGCTAACGCCGCATGTGACAGTTTAATCAAACCCATTTGTTACAACAAAGCTAAGAGACCACTGGGATTATAGGCTTACGGGCAGAGTTAGGGGAGCATGTGGCTTTGTCGCTCGCCATTGCTGAGCGTGGCCGGTGGCTCGGGGTGTGCCGgctccccccccccgccccgctcctccccccccccccccgcctccgctGCGGCGCGCCGCGCTCCCGCTCACTTGACCCGAGCCGGAGAAGCACTTGCTACTTTTGCCGGGATTTGGTGCTTCAATGAGAAGGAGCTCTCCAGGCGCCCGTGGATCAACTCatgcagaaaaaggagaaaagttttGGTAAGGCGGCGGTGTCCTGTTTTAGCGCGCCCGGAGCAGAAGCGCTGCGCGTTGAGGTCgagatggggggggggggggaaggaaagggggtGTGAAGAGGGAGACAACGACCGTGTTTCTCTTGCCTCTTCCATCCTGAATGCGTTGCCGTAGCGAGCGTCTGTGTTTGCGTGTGCTCTAAAGAGACCCAAAATGCCTCTTCCTAGGACAGCTTTGTAGGACCGCTGTTTAACCCAATTAATCTTGCTAGGTGCAACAATATCGCTACATGCTTTTCCGAcaccttcctctcctctcttctccccgTCGCCCCATCCCTGTGATGCTTGAAAAGGAATTAGCACAAAAGGCTTGAGCGTCCAACTCCAGAAGGGATTCTTTGTTGTAGGGTGTatgtttcttatttatttttttattttgcatgtgaGCTGCATCAAAATTGAACTCAGTCTTGCAAATCTCTTGTTGGCCTTTGCCAAGCACTAGCACTTTGCTGCCATGGTAACTGTAATTAAACTGATAAGAGTGGAAAAATGTCAGTATCTCTGAGCCTTGCAGCTGCATTGGAGAAAAAGGGAATCAAATTGGTTCCCAGCACCACTGCTCtaaaaaagggagggagggagtgggggggcagggaggagagaagtgggggggacacaggaggggTAGCAACATAGCTAAGCAGCTCCCATCCCTGAAGTCTGGGTACATCTATTTGCTGTGTTGTCCCTTAGGGggctacagcctgcagggatgctctgggcCAGTGAACAGGGAGAAACAAGCTTTTAGGCCCAATCTAGCTTtcaaaaagagaagggagaagaagaagagaaatctTTTGTTTGGTGTCTCTTGGCAATCGACTAGCCATGTTGGCCAAATTCTTTTAATTTGTATCACTGCTGCCAGCTGTGGGACTGCATTCCCATTTTTAGTTTTTACctaacctctttttttttttttttccacttcccaACCCAcctcctattaaaaaaatcagtttcctcTGTAGAAGAAGGTGCAAGAGGTGAAGTTTAGTTATATACcacagaaaattaactcaaaagTATACAGAAGAGAATATATTCAGAGCACTAAAATccttacttttatttcttttttaaaaaacctgagTGTTATGGAGTTGCGGTTACTTTGTTGTGTTAACTACAGAAGCTGAGACTGTGTGGATGAATGGCACAGAACAAGAGAGCATAATGGAGGCAATCAACCGTTAGGCTGGTTCACAATGCAATCCAGGCAATTAAAAGCTCACCAGAGTTTAAATGAAATGGTTCTACTTATTTCTGTGCACCACACTGCACAGGCTATTAtttatgtctctttttttaattatgatttcCCTTAAACTGTCAAATAACTCAGAATAGCAGGGTCTCGGAGGCAATAAGAATTTACACAGAACAATTTACATGCCAATCTAAAACTAGTTACGACTCCTGATGTGCTACATGCGAGTTCTGAAATGTTTCTTAGCTTCTGAAaccttaactttttttttttttttaagtctctgtGTGTATTGTCCTGAATAATTGGAGCTCTGAATGCTTTTAGGATGAAGCTACAAAGTAGGAAAGCATCAGAAAAGTATTCTTTTTATCTTCTACTAGATCTCCAACTCTCTTGTTGACTGCATATTGTCTGTCagtttgctgtcttttaaaGATCAGTGCACTGATACTTAATTTGCtccaaactgatttttttttttttttaaagtagaggCAAGCTTTCCCTTTCTCACTGTACGCATTACTGTCCTTGGTAGAACCGTGTGCATGCATCCGCAAAGGAGGCGGGGGGAGAGGGgtctttaaaagtttttaagTGATCCAGTGCATAATAATATCTAAGACTTCCTTCCTTAACATGCCTTTCAAAGACATCTGTACCACAAACCAGAAACAGAGTTCTGTGGGTCTTGTGCTGTACTCAGCACCGTCAGGGACCAATCCTGCTTACAAATGCTACAACATCACTAACAAAATAGAGTTCAGTACGTCATATCTTCATTCTCTTTGATTTTTGAGAAGGGTAGTGATTGAAGTGAAATGGATTTTAGTTTCTGTGCCTTCCTCCAGGAGCCTAATTCAGTTTTCTCCAGCAATCTTTCCTCTTTATCCTGAAATCATAGTTACAAATCAGTTGACAGTGTTTCTTCTCAGGATAATAACAGTAACCAGGGATGGGAGTCAGTTGCATCAAACTTATTTGGGGAGACTGAGGGAAATCCAAAATCCTGCAAATCATGCTATTAAGTTCTTCCTTCAAAAATCCTAAAGGTGGTGGATGGTGATGAAGAAGTCTTATTCCTGACACAGCTCTGCAGTTTATGTGCAGTATCTCGGAGGGAGGGAATAGAGGGGAGGATAGAGGAAGCCCTTGAGAGCATATTGGGGTGAAATACAAAGGCTTTGTTTGACAGTGACAGACTAAGCACTGAAATTTCTCAGTGCTGAGAACAGATCTGCTCTGTGATGCAAAGCATGGGTAGGACTCTGCAGAACTGAAGGGAAAGctgggtttcattttttttttttttttaacagcctGCGTGTAGCACTAACGGagttgtgaggtttttttggaagTGCTCCATAAGCTCTGCTTTCCTGGCAAagggggagaggagggcagccaggcagcagcgcTGTGTGCTGCTACCCCATATTTCAGCGGCGAGCAGTTTGGATGGTTTTCTGGGTGCTGTCAGCTTCTGAAAGGGTCCTTCCTGTGTCCGAAGAAATAAATAGGTACTTAAACAGCAGCCTGTGAAAAGCTGGCTGACAGTAAGCTGCAGGTATTCTTCTGGCCGAATTAAGAGAGAGCTAAAAATACATAAGCGCCTATCTGAAAAGTATAACTGCATTGGCGATCTTATGGGAACgtgaaagagaagagagatggTGTGTGAGGTGGTCTGCATTAAGGTGGCTTATTCATactatacagaagaaaaataagcaaacgttctcttttcaaaattaagttaTTTAATCCAGGGCATGTTAAAAAAGGATACATGCAAAGAATTTAGAGATAGGTAAAATACTTCTTGGAGTGCTGTTTTGCGCTTTGTTCTGTTTAGATCCAttatacacttaaaaaaaaaaaaaagtaactgtttttttttataatgaagtagttgggtttgtgttttttctttttttttttttcaacttccCTTAAAATAGAAGCAGCTTCATCTCAAGTAAAGTGTGAAAAGATCAGATGTAtctgagaagaaaagcattcCTTCCTTCCAAAAACTGCTGCAAATTGAATCCCTAATCTGAAGGTGCTGCCAGTGGGATGTCAGCACCACCTTCTCTCTTAGTCTCAGGAAAAGAGACATGCAGAGTTGCTAAAACTACTTCCATGGGGTGTCTGCCCCTTTTCGCTTGTCTCTACAAGGAGGCTTTGGGCTAACCAACATGAATGACAGtgctctgtctgcttttctcatGTAGCAAATGTCTCAAAAACTCTGCAGAGGTACGTGCAAGATTCTGCAAGATGCGGTTTTATTTGTAATACAGTAACCTTGTGTTGGCAGCGTATACCTCAGGAATGATCAggcttgttttgctgtttgctcaGATATTCACTTGTTTAGCCTTGTTCCTGTGGCTTCTTGTATCCTTCAGATGGCGCAGGACAGTAGATCAGCCTGGATCAGAGACTGTCAGCCTCCGCTCTCTAACCCGCTTTCTTATCAGGCGACAAAATTTTtacattaagatttttttctttaaagccttAAACTGTGTTAGCTCCTAGTTTATCCTGGTTTCCCCTGAGCTAAAGATTAAAGTCCCAGAACACCCCTTCATGCTTCTGAACTTTTTTTACTGAGTTTCAAGGAGTTGATACAAACTGTAGTTGATTTTATGCATTTGTACTCTACGTAGCCAAAGAGAGAGGCTGGGGATAAGCATTTTGTTGGCGCTTAACAGATATTTATATCGTGATATGCAACTTTACAGATGAAGGCTTTTCTACCAAGTGAAGGTATTAGAGTTCCGGCAGGACTTCCCTTTATGGTCTGGCATAGGTTCTTTACCAAAAATCTCTGATACTTTCCCTGCTTTTAGTCATTTATTTATAGCCATGTCATTTTGCTGTTGCATGTATGTACCCTGGATTCAGGGAGTCAGTTGGCAGttgaaaatactgtaaatgTTCAGCCTTTGTCTCATGGTGCTCACTCAGGATGAGAGATGTGCGTTCGTTCCCAGGTCTGCCATAGACTTACTGTGGAGCCCTGTGCAGGTCGCTGGATCTCATCCTCCCCCTTGTGAACAAGAAACAGATCTTACGAGTCTGTAAGTGGTGTAGGAGCTATGTGAGTAGCATTGATTGGGGAGTAATGGGAAGGCAACAATgccacatttttatatttattgatAGAAAAACATAGACCATACACTTTTGTTATAAGCGTTACATGTTATGCAGGGGTACTGCCGTGGCACTTTGGGGTGCCCCCTAGAACTGTGCATATCACTGGACAGCTAATTCAACCGATAAATATATGACTCTAAAATGTGTAATGGAGCGTATTGCAAAGAGGGGAGCAAGGCTGTTGTGCTCATATGTTGCAATAAGAATTACTAGTTCTAATTCAGTGATCACCTTTGCACGTAAAACTCGGGAGTTCAGCTTGGCACTCCTGGAAGGTCCCTTAACTGGCTGTACAGTCGCTACCGTCCACATGAATTCAATGTGTTCCACATACACATACGTGTAGAGATTCCTGGGACGCTTCAGCCGACTTAGCCTTTAGCCTCTTGTCTTTGTAGTGCTAATATCCATAAAGGCATACTGTACTATTGCTTCAAAGATTagtcatttttgtgttttccttaggaaagctttttttaaaaaacaaaacaaaacccaccaacaaccaaccaaccaaaccacacacaaaataacGCAAACCCAAACTTGTTTATGTTGTAGCTCCCTGAACCTGCCTGTCTGTGGTGGTGTCTTACAGCACCAACCGAGATCTGCTGATAGAAACTGGGACTGTAAAGCTTTCTTAACAGTAGGTAGTAGAGCATTCTTGATGAGGAGCTcttgaatttgcttttctttgttacaAGGCTCTATTTGACCTTTCCCAGTCTCTGCATAATAATAGGGTACCATACCCTGAATTTTGGggtaggatttttttgttggcaACAGCATTCATTCACCAGTCTTGACAGATTCTCATTGTAATATTCAGATGCACCCTAGTGATTAGCATTTGTTTTAAGTTACATCTCTGATTGGCTTTAAAACAATGAGATAACCTAATAATTGAACTGCGTTCagttctccctttctctttggTGCCTGTTTGGTGTCCAACAAAGCATCCGAAGGGCTGTGATTTTGCTTGTTCTAAGGAATGACTTTCAGAGGATTGGTCTGAGTGTAATGGGATGGCAGTTCATGCGATTAACTGAGACCAGTCTGTAAGCACTTTGGGGCAGTGACTTTCCTCATTTACTGTAAAACTGAGGGCATTGATTTTTGTATGGATCTCTGGAAGCTGGTTGCCGGCGCTCTGCGTACCATCACTCAACTGTGTTCCACTTCTACCAGTTCCCTCCCTTAAACAGCGGTTGGCGttttaattgttatttaaaTGCTCTCTGCTGTTACATCAAAAGGTATATATGCTTAATGGACACTGTACTCATTGTCCCGAAGTAGCTGTTGACTAAAATTGGGATTGGAAAGTGGGGCAgaggttttgtggttttttttgtctgtataggtttgtggtgtggggttttttgtttgtttgtttgttttttcttaacagACTAGCAGCTCTCTGACCTTGTGCAGATTATTTCAAATGAGATGATTTTTCAGAAGGCCTTTACATTGTACGTTTTAACTAGGGATGCTGGTACTGAAGTCCCTGGAAATCTGATTGCTTCATTCATGTGTCTAACAAGACCTGTAAtcttcaaaaacaaaccaccaccccCCAGCACCAAAATGTCTGTGTCAAACCTCCCTGAAACTCTGGGTCTGTGCCTGTAATAGCttcagtcttttcttctttagaatCTGGAGTGCTTTTATATTTTGCAAAGATAGTACAAATAAGTCTGAATATGTAGATTTAGCAATATTTGCCATCATAGATATgctgtttatttaaatttttgctttctaaatATTGAATACTTTGGGTGAAAGTGGATGACTTTTCAGCTGAACTGGTTTAATTTTtcgttttaattttttaatcctatttcttctcagcaaagagACCAGGTAAACGAGGTGttaaagagaagctgtggaagtTTCTGATCTCAAATTTGCCTTAACATTGTTTTCAGCTTGCTGTGGACACTCTAGATTATTTCATTGTAACTACACGATTGCCTTGTCAATGAACGGGGTGTGGGGAGAGTGGCGaggtggaagaggaaaagggggAGACTCGCACCCGAGACAATATCTATTTACAATCTTCTCTGGTCTTATTGTTTTTCAGGTATACAAATGCTCTCAGTCCAGCCAGACACCAAGCCGAAAGGTTGTGCTGGCTGCAACCGTAAGATTAAAGACCGGTATCTTCTAAAGGCCTTGGACAAATATTGGCATGAAGACTGCCTGAAATGTGCCTGCTGTGACTGTCGCCTGGGGGAGGTGGGCTCTACCTTGTACACCAAAGCCAACCTTATCCTTTGTCGCAGAGACTATCTGAGGTAGGGCGCATCCTTCTTATGTTCACTGGCAAGCTTGCTAAATCTGTTCAGCCCTTCCTATACAGTCACTATTGCATAAGTGGTACTTGCGGGCTGCCAGGCTGCGTCTATGTGGAGGACGAGAAAACAAATAACTGCAGTatggaaataaaactaaaatctgAATCAAAAAGCACACGTAACCGGATCGTGTGGGAGGCTGCCGTTTTTCTGATGCTAATACTAGGGCCCTGTGCTCAGTGGAGAAAGAGAATAAACGCTCTGGGTGCCCCACAGCACCGAGCCCCCAGGGAGCTCCTGGGGGCTCCTCCTCACAGCACAGTGATGGCCAGGGGTAGTGACCTGAAACTGCGTCCATGTTTTTTACCAGCTCTAGTGTGGAGAATGAACTCTGTGAGGAGTGCTTCACTCATCTTCGCTTACCCACTTTTGTCCCCATCGTTAGCCAGAGGGATTTGATTTGTGGCACTGGAAGCTTTTATGAAGGCTGCTGTTCAGCTGTTA from Caloenas nicobarica isolate bCalNic1 chromosome 1, bCalNic1.hap1, whole genome shotgun sequence includes the following:
- the LMO3 gene encoding LIM domain only protein 3 isoform X3, translated to MQKKEKSFGIQMLSVQPDTKPKGCAGCNRKIKDRYLLKALDKYWHEDCLKCACCDCRLGEVGSTLYTKANLILCRRDYLRLFGVTGNCAACSKLIPAFEMVMRAKDNVYHLDCFACQLCNQRWEETQDVHS
- the LMO3 gene encoding LIM domain only protein 3 isoform X1: MQKKEKSFGIQMLSVQPDTKPKGCAGCNRKIKDRYLLKALDKYWHEDCLKCACCDCRLGEVGSTLYTKANLILCRRDYLRLFGVTGNCAACSKLIPAFEMVMRAKDNVYHLDCFACQLCNQRFCVGDKFFLKNNMILCQTDYEEGLMKEGYAPQVR